A part of Miscanthus floridulus cultivar M001 chromosome 6, ASM1932011v1, whole genome shotgun sequence genomic DNA contains:
- the LOC136456401 gene encoding uncharacterized protein: MGGVTSTIAARFAFFPPTPPSYTVVVADAATGRLAIPEISRAPSRRRRRDGAGAGGSSVAAAAEEEDGAEVVRLRTRRGNEIVGVYVRHARASATMLYSHGNAADLGQMYGLFVELSRRLRVNLFGYDYSGYGRSTGKPTECNTYADIETAYNCLKEKYGVADEDIILYGQSVGSGPTIDLASRLPDLRAVVLHSPILSGLRVLYPVKRTFWFDIYKNIDKIGLVNCPVLVIHGTSDDVVDCSHGKQLWEHCKVKYSPLWLSGGGHSNLELYPDYIKHLKKFVSSVSKKTPKPEPKEITAKDGTTSKETEEAYSEKPQVATKCSQISRKSLDSLVGKSKTVDVPDKPRMSSDDIDKFRRRRCLVW; encoded by the exons ATGGGCGGCGTGACGTCCACCATCGCCGCGCGCTTCGCCTTCTTCCCGCCCACGCCGCCGTCCTACACCGTCGTGGTCGCCGACGCCGCCACCGGCCGCCTCGCCATCCCGGAGATCTCCCGGGCCCCCTCGCGCCGACGGAGGCGGGACGGCGCCGGGGCAGGGGGCTCCTCCGTCGCGGCGgccgccgaggaggaggacggcgcgGAGGTGGTGCGCCTCCGGACCCGCCGCGGGAACGAGATCGTGGGGGTGTACGTGCGCCACGCGCGGGCCTCCGCCACGATGCTCTACTCCCACGGCAACGCCGCCGACCTCGGCCAGATGTACGGGCTCTTCGTCGAGCTCAGCCGCCGCCTCCGCGTCAACCTCTTCGG GTATGATTATTCTGGTTACGGGAGATCTACAGGGAAG CCCACTGAGTGTAATACATATGCAGACATTGAAACAGCATATAACTGCCTCAAGGAAAAATATGGTGTCGCAGATGAGGATATAATCTTATATGGTCAGTCTGTTGGAAGTGGTCCAACCATTGATCTTGCTTCACGATTGCCAGACTTGCGAGCAGTGGTTTTGCATAGTCCTATTTTATCTGGACTAAGAGTACTATATCCAGTCAAACGGACATTTTGGTTCGACATTTACAAG AACATCGACAAAATTGGCTTGGTAAATTGTCCGGTGCTTGTCATTCAT GGTACATCAGATGATGTCGTTGACTGCTCCCACGGAAAACAGCTATGGGAGCATTGCAAAGTAAAGTATTCTCCACTGTGGTTGAGTGGTGGTGGCCACAGCAATCTAGAGCTATATCCAGATTACATTAAGCACTTGAAGAAGTTTGTGTCAAGCGTTAGCAAAAAAACACCAAAACCTGAACCAAAAGAGATAACGGCAAAGGATGGCACTACCAGTAAAGAAACAGAGGAAGCATACTCAGAGAAACCTCAAGTGGCTACAAAGTGCTCACAGATCTCACGGAAGAGCCTAGATAGCCTAGTTGGGAAATCCAAAACAGTGGATGTTCCTGATAAACCACGGATGAGCTCAGATGACATTGACAAGTTCCGGAGGAGAAGATGCTTGGTTTGGTGA
- the LOC136460877 gene encoding LEAF RUST 10 DISEASE-RESISTANCEUS RECEPTOR-LIKE PROTEIN KINASE-like 2.5 encodes MALCSLRHRLPLPLLLAVLFVASRGDPSDDDYMYNTSICKVQPYTCGDVNISYPFYLFDETADVLGNNSSSCGYPGLAIDCVDDKYPILQLGSGPDYYYNVTGIDYTNSTISLADPDVLDGDESCPVDHNVTVPPAVWLNLLPEYTVGYLLFFANCSISTIPGQPYINPITCPSSLDGYYSFVIPSEVPHQTLSRECKQVIQVPVLQNDSLTIDSQWSTNGYRNALKQGFQLGWNSSRKSELCTDCEGSNGRCAYSRYGEFVACLCTNGRVSNHECTKVSFQPKNLQPPLPRAYHSVMFYMS; translated from the exons ATGGCCCTCTGCTCGCTTCGGCACCGACTGCCGCTGCCGCTTCTCCTTGCCGTCTTATTTGTCGCTTCCCGTGGCGATCCTTCCGACGACGATTACATGTACAACACCTCCATATGCAAGGTGCAGCCATACACATGCGGCGATGTGAATATCAGTTACCCGTTCTATCTTTTCGATGAGACGGCAGATGTCCTGGGCAACAACTCCTCCTCCTGCGGGTACCCTGGGCTGGCCATCGACTGTGTGGACGACAAGTATCCCATCCTGCAACTCGGCAGCGGCCCAGACTACTACTACAACGTGACGGGCATCGACTACACCAACTCCACCATCTCCCTCGCCGATCCCGATGTCCTCGACGGCGATGAGAGCTGCCCGGTCGACCACAACGTCACCGTGCCGCCCGCCGTGTGGCTCAACTTATTGCCAGAGTACACTGTTGGTTACCTCCTCTTCTTCGCCAACTGCTCCATCTCCACTATCCCTGGGCAGCCTTACATCAACCCGATCACATGTCCAAGTTCTTTGGATGGTTATTATTCTTTTGTGATTCCTTCGGAGGTGCCCCACCAAACTTTGTCACGGGAGTGCAAGCAAGTTATCCAAGTGCCGGTGCTTCAGAACGACTCCCTGACGATCGATTCGCAATGGAGCACCAACGGGTACCGCAACGCTCTTAAACAGGGTTTTCAGTTGGGATGGAACTCGAGTAGGAAGTCCGAGCTGTGCACCGACTGCGAGGGATCCAATGGACGTTGTGCCTACAGCAGATATGGGGAATTCGTGGCTTGCTTGTGTACCAACGGCCGAGTGAGCAACCATGAATGCACCAAAG TTTCCTTCCAACCCAAAAATCTGCAGCCGCCGCTCCCTCGTGCTTACCACTCTGTAATGTTTTACATGAGTTAG